The Candidatus Hydrogenedentota bacterium genome includes a window with the following:
- a CDS encoding WbqC family protein, translating to MLVGIHQPHYLPWLRYFHKILCSDVFVVLDNAQYNKNGYQNRNRIKTPQGPLMLTVPVYDRFGQNLESVRIDNSRRWARKHWRSIAQHYRRARWFDRYAAGMEPFYAREWESLNALNRAMLAYFLRELDIGTPVLYASEMGAGGSATDRLARLIRAAGGTAYLTGAYAVDAYLDATALKDAGISIKTQEWRAVPYPQRHGAFEPDLSIVDLLMECGPDSREILLGRPL from the coding sequence GTGCTTGTTGGGATTCATCAGCCGCATTATCTGCCGTGGTTGCGATACTTTCATAAGATTCTTTGTTCGGATGTGTTTGTCGTGCTGGACAACGCCCAATACAACAAGAACGGGTATCAGAACCGGAACCGCATCAAGACGCCGCAAGGGCCGCTGATGTTGACCGTGCCGGTGTATGATCGCTTCGGGCAGAATCTGGAATCGGTGCGGATCGACAATAGCCGCCGCTGGGCGCGGAAGCATTGGCGCAGCATTGCGCAGCATTACCGACGCGCCCGCTGGTTTGACCGTTATGCGGCGGGTATGGAGCCGTTTTACGCGCGCGAATGGGAATCGCTCAATGCGCTGAACCGGGCGATGCTCGCCTACTTTCTCCGCGAGCTGGATATCGGCACGCCGGTACTGTACGCGTCGGAGATGGGTGCGGGTGGAAGCGCGACGGATCGGCTGGCGCGTCTGATACGCGCGGCCGGCGGCACGGCCTACCTTACCGGAGCGTATGCCGTGGACGCCTACCTGGACGCGACCGCCCTGAAGGATGCGGGAATTTCGATTAAGACCCAGGAGTGGCGCGCGGTACCCTACCCGCAGAGGCACGGGGCCTTCGAGCCGGATCTATCCATCGTGGATTTATTGATGGAATGCGGCCCGGATTCGCGGGAAATCCTGCTGGGGAGGCCCCTGTGA
- a CDS encoding DegT/DnrJ/EryC1/StrS aminotransferase family protein — protein MIPHSKPAIGPEEARAVARVLESGQIAQGREVAAFEEACAAFAGRRYAVAVNSGTAALHLALIGLGVKPGDRVAVPSYACAALAQAVRWAGADPVPCDVGADGNLDAACVPSDVSAVIAAHLFGVPAALPPHPAVVEDLAQSFGRPASPPTRVAITSFYATKMMTTGEGGMLLTDEEGIADEARDLRDYDRRDDFKTRYAYKMTDFQAAMGRVQLSRLPEFVERRAALAALYHEGLAGSPVLRPRMEGRVHYRYVIETPAREAMMTWLRELGVGASRPVHLPLHRLAGGTCPQADLRHERALSLPLYPALARREAEFVLQSALAFLERADGQRAGA, from the coding sequence GTGATCCCGCACAGCAAGCCGGCGATCGGCCCGGAAGAAGCCCGCGCGGTGGCGCGGGTGCTGGAGAGCGGCCAGATCGCGCAGGGGCGCGAGGTGGCGGCCTTCGAGGAGGCTTGCGCGGCCTTCGCGGGGCGCCGCTACGCGGTGGCGGTGAACAGCGGCACGGCGGCGCTTCACTTGGCATTGATCGGGCTCGGCGTGAAGCCCGGGGACCGGGTGGCCGTCCCTTCGTACGCCTGTGCGGCGCTGGCGCAGGCCGTGCGGTGGGCGGGCGCGGATCCGGTTCCGTGCGACGTGGGGGCCGACGGCAATCTGGATGCCGCGTGCGTCCCGTCGGACGTGTCGGCGGTGATCGCCGCGCACTTGTTTGGTGTGCCGGCGGCGCTGCCGCCGCATCCGGCGGTGGTCGAGGATCTTGCGCAGTCCTTCGGGCGCCCGGCGTCGCCGCCCACCCGCGTGGCGATTACCTCGTTTTACGCGACGAAGATGATGACGACCGGAGAAGGCGGCATGTTGTTGACGGACGAGGAGGGCATCGCGGACGAGGCGCGCGACCTGCGGGATTATGACAGGCGGGACGACTTCAAGACGCGCTACGCCTACAAGATGACGGATTTTCAGGCGGCCATGGGGCGCGTGCAGCTGTCGCGATTGCCGGAATTTGTGGAGCGCCGCGCAGCGCTGGCCGCCCTGTACCATGAGGGTCTGGCGGGGTCTCCCGTATTGCGCCCGCGTATGGAGGGGCGGGTGCATTACCGCTACGTGATAGAGACGCCGGCGCGGGAGGCGATGATGACGTGGCTCCGTGAATTGGGCGTGGGGGCGAGCCGCCCGGTGCACCTTCCGTTGCACCGCCTGGCCGGCGGAACGTGTCCGCAAGCGGACCTGCGGCACGAACGCGCGCTTTCGCTGCCGCTCTATCCGGCGCTGGCTCGCCGGGAGGCGGAGTTTGTGTTACAATCGGCGCTGGCGTTTCTTGAACGGGCGGATGGGCAGCGCGCGGGCGCTTAA